CACGGCGTACGCATCTAAATCCGGGTCGAAGATCACTCGCCGACCGGAGTCGATAGCAACGTCAACGAGGTCTTCGAGCGTCAGAATCGAGATGTACTGCTTTTCGGATTCCGTCGGGAACTCTCCTCGTGAAATCCACTCGTCGTGCCGGTCGTGGATGATGTTCGTTCGGAGGCGCTCTGTATCGGCATCTCGTCCGACGTTGCGGGCGACAGCGGCCAAGCCGAAGAGGACCAGCCCTAGCACTCCAATGCCGCCGTATTCCAGCATCGTCGGTGGTTGCTGGATCTCTTTTGTGACGGGCGTCCGACGAGTTGTGTCTGCTTGCAGTCCGTCTTCGAGATAATACGCTTGCCCGGAGAGCGCAAGCGGTGAGCCGTCCTTGAGTGTTCCCTCGTAGCGGTCACTCTCGTAAGAGACGTTCAAGTCGAGTTCTACTTGGAACTGTCCGACGCCCCCAACTTCGGTTCGCATCTCTTGGAGTCGTTGTCTGAGAGCAGATGCGTTTATCGTCGCTTCGGCCGTCGCATTCCCGTCTGTGACGGTCGTCTGTCGGTCGATGAGCGTCCTGTTCGTTCGGTAAAACGGTTGATCCTCTCGATTACCGACGATTTCCATAGTGAGTTGTTGGGTGAGCTTCACCCGCTGGTCCGGTGGCACTGACGTTCGAACCTGAAACGTGACGTTTGGCGTCGCGGAGATGAAGTATACAGATCGGTTCTGTAGTGTTTCGCCTCGTTCGTAGAGCGTCGTGTTCCCCGTCACAACGGCACTCGTTTTCACATCCGTCTCGAACGTTTGGAGGTTCGTGTCCTCCGAAACAACTGTTGTCGTCGGCGTGAGAAAGATGTAGCCTGCGGCAATAAGACAGATAATACCGGCCAGTACGAGTACCGCAACTAGCTCACGGGTCTGGCGTGCGACAAAGAGTTTGACGCGGTCTTCAAACGCCATCTATCGAGCAACGACCCCCCGTGTAATCGTCCCGCGTTTCAGCATTACTTTTCACATCCACAAGCGGTTATAAAACAGTTACCCACCTTGTCTTTGCCATTCGAGGGAAATTCGCTGGCCGTGCAGTCGATTGGCGAAGATATTTGCCCTTCGTCTCAGTCGATATACATATGCAGCGTACGAGTCCCGGAGAATACCTCCACGAGTTATATCGACGGTTTGTCGGGCCGGTAGAGGACAGCCGCACCGTCTATGCGGGTTTTGGCCTCTTTTTCACCGGCGTCGGTCTCGTCATCGTTTCGATTGCCGCGTTTCTTTGGAGTACGACGGTTCCCCCCGGTGAGACGGTTAAATACGTCTTCCGGGAACTAGCGGTTGCAACTGGTGCGACGGGGATTCCGCTCGTCCTTCTCGCTGTGACTGTCCTGTTGCCCGTCTCGCGCCGTATCGCTGCCGTCGGTGCGCTCGGATTCGGTGCCTGCGTCGCTGCAACGGTGCGTTTCACGCAGATCTACTGGCAACACTGGTTCCAAAACAGTAGTTTCGTCGTCGGTCTCTATGCACTCGGGGCTGTCATCGTCGTTGCGACCGCCGGCACTGCCCTCTCGGGCTACCGTGTCGAACGGGCAATCGAGCACGATGTTCCGGCACGAAGCGAGATTGCGGGCGAGGAAACTGGTGATGACGCCGGTAACGACGGTGAGTCGTACAGCGACGAAGAGATTCAGCGCGATATCGAGGCTGCGATGGACAGTGTCGATCTCAACTGGGGCGGTGTCGAACGCGATGACGGTGAGCGACTCACACTTACCGAGTCGGACGATACCGTCGAGCAGGTGAGTCTTGCGAACGCGAAAGTGAACGAGGCTCACGGCGAAAGCGTTGATGCTGCAGTCAATGGCCTCCGCGGATTGCGAGGTGGTGAAAAAAAGACTGCCAGCGGCGCTGGAACCGACGACCAAGCATCGGCACTCCAAGAGTTGCGTGCGGCACAGCAAGAACAAGAAGAGAGGAACGAAGCGCAGACGAGCGATGGACTTCTCGGCAGCATTCGTTCGTTGTTCCGATAACGTTCTTCGTTCTGATTCTTAGACTCGCAGTCCAAATCTGTTGCTTGGCCGATTATTGACGGATTTTGATCATTTCATCTCACCGCCTATCATGAGTGAGAACTCTCTCACGAACTGACTGATCGGTTTCCCGTGATTCATTCTCTAGTCGCGGTACGGCGGCGGGATAAATCGTTTCTGGGTGCCCCCGCCAACCGGCCGCGAACGCGAGTGAGGAGCGACGGTAGATCCCGTACGAGACCTATTTATGTAGCCATTCAGTATAATCAAGATTTTTGTACAGTCACTATGACTTACATATATGGCCAAAGGTCTAGACGTCGGTACCATGAACATCCTCTCGTCCACGCCGGACGAGACGGGGACGAAGTTCGTACAACAGCGGAATTCGTTCGTCGAAATCGAGTACAGCGACATGGCTGAACAGATGCTGTCGCGCAGTGACGTTTTGCACATCCGCAAGGACGACAAAGTCTACGTCGTCGGCGACGATGCGCTCAACTTCGCGAACATCTTCAACAAAGAGACGCGGCGGCCCATGGAGCAGGGAATCCTTTCGAGCGAGGAGGCCTCTGCAATCCCGATGATCAAGCTCATCACCGAACAGGTGGTCGGGACGGCGAACCAGCCCGGCGAAAAGCTGTTCTTCTCGTCACCGGCGGATCCTATCGACTCGGACGTCTCTACACTGTACCATCAGAAAACGCTCGAATCTATGCTCTCGGAGATGGGATTCGATCCGGAACCGATCAACGAGGGGATGGCAGTAATCTACAGTGAACTGGCTGATAACAACTTCACTGGACTCGGTGTCTCCTTCGGTGCCGGGATGACGAACATCTGCCTTTCGTACTACGCCGTCCCCGTAATGAAGTTCTCCATCGCCCGCGGGGGCGACTGGATCGACAAGCAGGCGGCGCAGGCGACGGGCACGCCGGTTGACAAAGTTACCTCGATCAAAGAAGACGATTTCGTCCTCGACTTCCGAACGGATGTCGGCGGAATTGAAGGTGCGCTCTCCATCTACTACGAGAATCTTCTCGATTATGTCGTCGAGAATATCGCAGCGCAGGTGGACGAAGGAGACGTTGAGGAAGAACTCGACGTCCCCGTCGTCGTTACCGGCGGGACGTCCCGCCCCGATGGCTTCGAGGAACTGTTCGCAAAGCACCTCGAAGATGTCGAGATCCCCTTCTCGATAAGCGACGTTCAGAGCGTCGATGACCCACTGTACAGTGTCGCACGTGGTGCGCTCGTCGCGGCTCGCTCCGAAGAAGGATCTGACGAGCCAGCGGCACAATCGACGTCGTCTTCTGGCACGCGTTCGTCGTCCGGCAAGCGTTCGTCTGCCAGCAAACGTTCGTCGTCTACGAGCACGAGTACGTCATCTAGCAGTACGTCGTCTACGAGTACGCCGTCTACTAATTCATCGTCTGCCGATAACAGCACGTCTACCAGCGAGAGTGCATCGTCCGGCGGCGAGGACTAACTCTCGTCAGCTACCGCCCTCACTGCGGTTTTCGCGTGGGTTCGAGGAGAAGCGCCGATTCGGTATGAATCACTGACCGTCACGTTCTTCGATCGAATTCGTGTCGCCTTCGGATATCGCTGATGTCATCTCGGAACGGCCGGCTGGCAGCGCTTTCGTCCGCGGTATCATCGCTATCGGTTCGTTCCGTTTGACTGGCTCCGACGGCGTGCGTTCTGTTTCGTTGACCTCTTCGGTTCTTGCTGGGGAAGCGCCCGCGTCGATATGGCGGTTTTTGAACCGTCGAATCGCATCGTCCCACGTCTCACGGGGTGTATCTGACGGTTCGTACTCGGATTCTACGTCGGCGTAGCGACATCGTTTACAATACACGGCCTCGCCTCCTCCTTGAATCACGATTGTGGAGAGCGAGTTCTCACAGCGCGGACAGTCCATGTGGTTGGCTTCGATTGCTCGCTAATTTAAACTAACCACTCGAAGAGCAAGACAGCGCCGTCCGTGGTCGTAAAACAAACCCAATAGTATAATGTCAGGGGAAGGTCAACTGTGACTTGCGACACGCGGTAATTTGACGTTTCGTAGGGGCCGGTACGAAGAGCGACGCAACGCGGGTGACAACGTGCAAAATACACAGTCAGCGCACGAACGTGAAGCGACCTATTTAGCCGATGGAATCGTGGAGATAGATGACAATCTCGTTATCGTCGATGCCGACGAAAAAGCGCGCGCACGGTTGGAAGCGTCGGGGATACCGTTCGGGGGACTGCCGGTGTCCGATGTTTTCGACTTCTCTACCGCTGTCGTTACAGCACTCAAAGATGGGGACAGGCGTGACATCTACGGCGACGAATTCAACACCTCGATACGATACAGCAAACGCGAGAACCTTCCGGTTACGGTGACCATTCTACCGGGAACGGAACGCTCGTATCTCCGCCTCGCTATCAGGGATAGAACCGAACGGCACGAACTCCAACAGCGACTCTCCGGGTTGTACAATCTGGCTCGCGAGTTACTTCGAGAGCGGGACGATGACCGACTAGCCGAGTTAGCGCTTGATGCAATCGTCGGCGACTCGAATGCGCTGTCCGGTCGGATTTATCTGGCTGACTGGGACGAAACAGAGCGTCGTTCGGAAGTCACACTTCGGGCCGCGGCGACGGTTGGCGACGAGCAGCCGTATCCGGACCCAATTGAACGGGGAGAGAGCGTCATCTGGGAGGTACTCAAACTCGGCCAACAGCGATATCGTTCGTTGTCGGCAGATGTGAGTTCCGAACCGGATGCAGCAGAACTATTCGTTCCGATTGGACGCTACGGCGTCCTCGTCCTTCGATCCTCGTCCGAACAGATCACCTTCGAACAACACGAACATGCGACGTCGATTGTCGCTTCACTCACCGCCGCACTCGAAACAGCGGGACACGAACGTCAGTTGAGAGAGCAGCAGGCGGTGTTGGAGCGCCAGAAACGGAAGCTGTTGACGGTCGCCAGACTCAACGAACTGCTCCGGGAGGTCAATCGCTCGATTATCGGGGCAGATCGAATTGATGAGTTACTCCAATGCGTCGTTGAGCAACTTTCGGATACGGAGACGTACTACGCGTCGGCGTTTGCGAGATACGACCCGGTAAGTGAAACGCTCAGTTACGTCACCTCATCGGGTGCGCTTTCGTTCACTGACGACGAAATCGCGCTTGCAGACGAGACGCCGCTTTCTGATCTCGG
This genomic stretch from Halogeometricum borinquense DSM 11551 harbors:
- a CDS encoding DUF5305 domain-containing protein: MAFEDRVKLFVARQTRELVAVLVLAGIICLIAAGYIFLTPTTTVVSEDTNLQTFETDVKTSAVVTGNTTLYERGETLQNRSVYFISATPNVTFQVRTSVPPDQRVKLTQQLTMEIVGNREDQPFYRTNRTLIDRQTTVTDGNATAEATINASALRQRLQEMRTEVGGVGQFQVELDLNVSYESDRYEGTLKDGSPLALSGQAYYLEDGLQADTTRRTPVTKEIQQPPTMLEYGGIGVLGLVLFGLAAVARNVGRDADTERLRTNIIHDRHDEWISRGEFPTESEKQYISILTLEDLVDVAIDSGRRVIFDPDLDAYAVIDGDEIYHYAPDEDDTNVWLDL
- a CDS encoding DUF7139 domain-containing protein; this encodes MQRTSPGEYLHELYRRFVGPVEDSRTVYAGFGLFFTGVGLVIVSIAAFLWSTTVPPGETVKYVFRELAVATGATGIPLVLLAVTVLLPVSRRIAAVGALGFGACVAATVRFTQIYWQHWFQNSSFVVGLYALGAVIVVATAGTALSGYRVERAIEHDVPARSEIAGEETGDDAGNDGESYSDEEIQRDIEAAMDSVDLNWGGVERDDGERLTLTESDDTVEQVSLANAKVNEAHGESVDAAVNGLRGLRGGEKKTASGAGTDDQASALQELRAAQQEQEERNEAQTSDGLLGSIRSLFR
- a CDS encoding cell division protein FtsA, which gives rise to MAKGLDVGTMNILSSTPDETGTKFVQQRNSFVEIEYSDMAEQMLSRSDVLHIRKDDKVYVVGDDALNFANIFNKETRRPMEQGILSSEEASAIPMIKLITEQVVGTANQPGEKLFFSSPADPIDSDVSTLYHQKTLESMLSEMGFDPEPINEGMAVIYSELADNNFTGLGVSFGAGMTNICLSYYAVPVMKFSIARGGDWIDKQAAQATGTPVDKVTSIKEDDFVLDFRTDVGGIEGALSIYYENLLDYVVENIAAQVDEGDVEEELDVPVVVTGGTSRPDGFEELFAKHLEDVEIPFSISDVQSVDDPLYSVARGALVAARSEEGSDEPAAQSTSSSGTRSSSGKRSSASKRSSSTSTSTSSSSTSSTSTPSTNSSSADNSTSTSESASSGGED
- a CDS encoding helix-turn-helix domain-containing protein, with translation MTFRRGRYEERRNAGDNVQNTQSAHEREATYLADGIVEIDDNLVIVDADEKARARLEASGIPFGGLPVSDVFDFSTAVVTALKDGDRRDIYGDEFNTSIRYSKRENLPVTVTILPGTERSYLRLAIRDRTERHELQQRLSGLYNLARELLRERDDDRLAELALDAIVGDSNALSGRIYLADWDETERRSEVTLRAAATVGDEQPYPDPIERGESVIWEVLKLGQQRYRSLSADVSSEPDAAELFVPIGRYGVLVLRSSSEQITFEQHEHATSIVASLTAALETAGHERQLREQQAVLERQKRKLLTVARLNELLREVNRSIIGADRIDELLQCVVEQLSDTETYYASAFARYDPVSETLSYVTSSGALSFTDDEIALADETPLSDLGQRALDRQSAVVAQNAVSVEEWKRIETTDTAAVESVAALPVVHHNLVYGVCYLFAETDSFTERELSVLNELSSMLGYAVISRLRRDLNQSGECIQLKVRVNDDTHPLVEVSRFDETDIVVDHIEFDHANGIQVYFDTAGERAERFLDELGEHDAVAGSEVVTNRRDGALVNLVLTDDLLTALISLDLHIASVKADEQGVIVTLTVPQNVSPRGILTALEEQFSDVSLVSRGRTPINGGTVGRMRSFVREALTDRQYEVLRCAFDNGYYDWPRNKSAKDVAEMLDISQPTFSQHLRAAEQKLLDQLFTPDEL